The following are from one region of the Staphylococcus argenteus genome:
- a CDS encoding amino acid permease gives MARKLHRELNNRHIQLIAIGGAIGTGLFLGSGQTISLTGPSLLFTYMIIGVVLFAFMRALGELLLSNTRFNSFVDIANEYLGPFGGFVIGWTYWLCWIVSSMSDLTAMGQYFAFWYPQVPNWITVLFIVLILISFNLLGARLFGELEFWFSIIKVVTIIAMVIVGLVLIFFSFKTHYGHASFTNLVSHGGMFPGGTFGFLMSFQIAVYSFIGIELIGVTAGETKDPEKTLPKAINNVPIRILLFYIGGLLVIMSVIPWNDIDPDSSPFVKLFTLIGVPFAAGVVNFVVLTAAASATNSGIYSNSRILFGLSQQGLGPKVLNKTNSHGVPYLSMFVSSFALLIAALLNYIFPNAIQLFIYVTTLSTVLFLVVWAMIIVAYIMYLKKHPEAHKNSKFKLIGGKPIAYIILAFFFFVFILLFFSDETRAAIYISPFWFIFLIFFYKKYKANAEKLAEEQRQIDSGHFRYDNK, from the coding sequence ATGGCAAGAAAATTGCATAGAGAGTTGAATAACAGACACATCCAATTGATAGCAATTGGGGGCGCAATTGGAACTGGGTTGTTCTTAGGATCAGGTCAAACGATATCTTTAACTGGTCCATCACTGTTATTCACATACATGATTATTGGGGTTGTATTATTCGCTTTTATGCGTGCATTAGGCGAATTGTTGTTGAGCAATACAAGATTTAATTCATTTGTTGATATTGCAAATGAATATTTGGGACCATTTGGTGGCTTTGTCATTGGCTGGACATATTGGTTATGTTGGATTGTTTCAAGTATGTCTGACTTAACTGCCATGGGACAATATTTTGCCTTTTGGTATCCACAAGTACCTAACTGGATTACTGTGCTCTTTATTGTTTTAATTTTAATAAGTTTCAACTTATTAGGTGCCAGATTATTTGGTGAATTAGAGTTTTGGTTCTCTATTATTAAAGTTGTTACCATTATTGCGATGGTTATCGTCGGACTTGTACTTATCTTTTTCTCATTTAAAACACATTATGGACATGCATCATTCACAAACTTAGTCAGCCATGGTGGTATGTTCCCCGGAGGAACGTTTGGTTTCTTAATGTCATTCCAAATTGCTGTATATTCATTCATTGGTATTGAGTTAATTGGTGTAACTGCCGGAGAAACGAAAGATCCAGAAAAAACATTACCAAAAGCAATTAACAATGTACCTATTCGTATATTATTATTCTATATTGGTGGTCTTTTAGTAATCATGTCAGTTATCCCATGGAATGATATCGATCCAGATAGCAGCCCATTCGTTAAACTATTCACTTTAATTGGTGTACCTTTTGCCGCTGGTGTCGTCAACTTTGTCGTACTAACTGCAGCTGCGTCAGCAACAAATAGTGGTATTTATTCAAATAGTCGAATATTATTTGGTTTATCACAACAAGGATTAGGTCCTAAAGTTTTAAATAAAACAAACAGTCACGGTGTACCATACTTATCTATGTTTGTATCATCTTTCGCATTACTTATTGCAGCATTGTTAAACTACATTTTTCCTAATGCGATTCAACTATTCATATACGTTACAACACTATCAACGGTACTATTTTTAGTGGTATGGGCGATGATCATTGTTGCTTATATTATGTATCTGAAAAAGCATCCTGAGGCACATAAAAATAGTAAATTCAAGTTAATTGGTGGTAAACCGATTGCCTATATTATTTTGGCATTCTTCTTCTTTGTATTCATCTTACTATTCTTTAGTGATGAGACAAGAGCAGCCATCTATATTTCGCCGTTCTGGTTTATATTCTTAATCTTTTTCTACAAAAAATATAAAGCGAATGCCGAAAAATTAGCTGAAGAACAGCGTCAAATAGATAGCGGTCATTTCAGATATGATAATAAATAA
- a CDS encoding metallophosphoesterase, which yields MKIGVIADLHIDRHNRLKPLDYLKTLIEVVKSKNIDILLIAGDISNDFKLTSHFIEQLTQNLDTLVRFVPGNHDLWNTEDTSTQEIWDSYKCMSQCLVEHPYIINDEWAIVGHTAWYDYSYAAKRFSLEQLQKGKYYGATWQDKERVSWGISDQQLSKQAATQVRKDIQKVGARRIILVTHVVTHAEFIVPTPHRIFDFYNAYIGTSDFNDLYNLFDISYSVMGHVHFRKNLIEKGRHFVCPCLGYPRQWRTEDIYQEINETMQILEI from the coding sequence ATGAAGATAGGTGTTATTGCTGATTTACATATTGATCGCCATAATCGATTAAAGCCATTGGATTACTTAAAAACTTTAATAGAAGTTGTTAAAAGTAAAAATATAGATATCTTGTTGATTGCAGGAGATATTTCGAATGATTTTAAATTGACTAGTCATTTTATTGAGCAATTAACGCAAAATTTAGATACATTAGTACGTTTTGTTCCGGGGAACCACGATTTATGGAATACGGAGGACACATCGACACAAGAAATATGGGATAGTTACAAATGTATGTCACAATGCTTGGTTGAACATCCGTATATTATTAATGATGAGTGGGCGATTGTTGGACACACTGCTTGGTATGATTATAGCTATGCTGCGAAACGATTTTCATTAGAACAGTTACAAAAGGGTAAGTATTACGGTGCGACATGGCAAGATAAAGAACGGGTTTCGTGGGGGATATCTGATCAACAACTATCCAAACAAGCGGCAACACAAGTAAGGAAAGATATACAGAAAGTTGGAGCGCGTCGAATCATATTAGTTACGCATGTCGTGACTCATGCTGAATTTATTGTCCCAACGCCACATCGTATATTTGATTTTTACAATGCTTATATTGGGACAAGTGATTTTAATGATTTATACAATTTATTTGATATTTCATATAGTGTGATGGGACATGTTCATTTTAGAAAAAATTTGATTGAAAAAGGTAGGCATTTTGTTTGTCCATGTTTAGGTTATCCTAGACAATGGCGCACTGAAGATATTTACCAGGAAATAAATGAAACAATGCAAATACTTGAAATATAA